In the Acidovorax sp. A79 genome, one interval contains:
- a CDS encoding response regulator: MNDQPDAAPQISQRVILVVDDALDTLRMLCDALAAEGYAVLAARDAEEALQRFDLTVPDGVLLDAVMPGMDGFALCRQLKATPPWSHVPVVFMTGLSDTEQILQGFASGGVDYVVKPLRIPEVLARLATHVRNAQATRLAREAVDVAGLGVVVLDGQGRVAWRSPQATRWLETAFAREEAPAERAAAWLVQARREGAQTLPLADGRQLLARHMGASGLAESMLLLSHAQPEAAAPRHLQQVALTPRETEVLSWLSKGKTNRDIADILGMSPRTVNKHLEHIFEKLGVETRTAAAAIAGQLLQV, from the coding sequence ATGAACGACCAACCCGACGCCGCCCCGCAGATCAGCCAGCGCGTGATCCTGGTGGTGGACGACGCGCTCGACACCCTGCGCATGCTGTGCGATGCACTGGCCGCCGAAGGCTACGCCGTGCTGGCCGCGCGCGATGCCGAAGAAGCCCTGCAGCGCTTTGACCTCACCGTGCCCGACGGCGTGCTGCTGGACGCGGTGATGCCCGGCATGGACGGCTTTGCGCTGTGCCGCCAGCTCAAGGCCACCCCGCCCTGGTCGCATGTGCCCGTGGTGTTCATGACGGGCTTGTCGGACACCGAACAGATCCTGCAGGGCTTTGCCAGCGGCGGCGTGGACTACGTGGTCAAGCCCCTGCGTATCCCCGAGGTGCTGGCCCGGCTGGCCACGCATGTGCGCAACGCCCAGGCCACGCGGCTGGCGCGCGAGGCGGTGGACGTGGCCGGGCTCGGCGTGGTGGTGCTCGACGGCCAGGGCCGCGTGGCCTGGCGCTCACCGCAGGCCACGCGCTGGCTGGAGACGGCTTTCGCCCGTGAGGAGGCACCGGCCGAACGCGCGGCCGCCTGGCTGGTGCAGGCGCGCCGGGAGGGCGCGCAAACCCTGCCCCTGGCCGATGGCCGGCAGCTGCTGGCCCGGCACATGGGCGCCAGCGGCCTGGCCGAATCCATGCTGCTGCTCAGCCACGCGCAGCCCGAGGCCGCCGCGCCGCGCCACCTGCAGCAGGTGGCGCTGACCCCGCGCGAGACCGAGGTGCTGTCCTGGCTGAGCAAGGGCAAGACCAACCGCGACATCGCCGACATCCTGGGCATGAGCCCGCGCACGGTGAACAAGCACCTGGAGCACATTTTTGAAAAGCTGGGGGTGGAAACGCGCACCGCCGCCGCGGCCATTGCGGGGCAGTTGCTGCAGGTCTGA
- a CDS encoding ATP-binding protein gives MAPPLPPNAQSAPQTIFRFRREYNAWVADETMEDYALRYTPKSFRRWSEFRVANTAFGSLSFLALEAIGGAIALNYGFSNAMWAILTVGLLIFLTGLPIAYYAARYGLDMDLLTRGAGFGYLGSTITSLIYAVFTFIFFALEAAIMALALQMVVDWPLEWCYIASSLVVLPLAMRGITLISRLQAWTQPLWLFLLLLPFVWIALAQPQLYRDFAGLSGLKSGSSQFDPLMFGAAAAVIFSLVVQIGEQVDFLRFLPERTPANRLRWWGAVLVAGPGWIVMGMLKMAGGAFLAFAALQFEVGAQRAAEPTQMFLAGFHQVMQALGLPGLAVAVTVVFVVVSQIKINLTNAYAGSLAWSNFFARVTRSHPGRVVWLVFNVLIATLLMTLGVFGALEKVLAVYSNVAIAWVGALVADLVINKPLGLSPKGIEFRRAHLYDFNPVGLGAMVLAATVACGAYAGLLGEEAAAFSPFIALVLSMALAPLLAWLTQGRYYLARAPGNEWRPGEIVRCAVCENQFESEDMARCPAYAAPICSLCCSLESRCHDRCKTGSRAADQLRGVVMALLPQRWAIKVNFRLGQYLMVVVSLCAVMAFLVGVVYVQESLQTPAPEQVLRMPFLKVFALLALLAAVCAWWVVLSTDSRRMAQDESERQTQLLLQEIEAHKRTDAELQAAKDQAESANQAKTRYVAGMTHELRSPLNSILGYTQILLKNPHTEGWMRETLSTMQHSGQHMHALIDGSLELARIEAGRLRLDMAPLPLPDLIENIEAMLRPQAEAKGLHFVVETLGTMPGWIRADAKRLRQILINLLSNAVRFTERGEVRLRMDFRQHVSRIEVIDTGIGIEPQDLERIFVPFERGSAGRRASEAGTGLGLTITHLLAELMGGQLTLTSTPGQGSTFTVRLYLPGIAVDPAWTPPSRATLRPVIGYLAPRRTLLVVDDQPLQRQLLAGLLVPLGFDVREAASGRECLEIVRQTPPDLVLLDITMDDLDGWQTAALLRALRPAAELPVVFVSANLFEHEATRLAAQQCQGFVGKPVIESELLQALEHALQLEWVRDNTPLAPGPDPAAGPANPDDTLATLPEELREDLTRLARSGQAAALRERLRRARGDLPGHAATLALLQASADRFDFETLARHLREPEEGTP, from the coding sequence ATGGCCCCACCGCTCCCACCCAACGCCCAGAGCGCGCCGCAGACCATCTTCCGGTTCCGGCGCGAATACAACGCGTGGGTGGCCGACGAGACCATGGAGGACTACGCGCTGCGCTACACGCCCAAGAGCTTTCGGCGCTGGAGCGAATTCCGCGTGGCGAACACCGCATTTGGGTCGCTGTCGTTCCTGGCGCTGGAGGCCATTGGTGGTGCGATTGCGCTGAACTACGGCTTCAGCAACGCCATGTGGGCGATCCTCACCGTGGGCCTCCTGATCTTTCTGACGGGCCTGCCCATTGCCTACTACGCCGCGCGCTACGGCCTGGACATGGACCTGCTCACGCGCGGCGCGGGCTTTGGCTACCTGGGCTCCACCATCACGTCGCTGATCTATGCGGTGTTCACCTTCATCTTCTTTGCGCTGGAGGCGGCCATCATGGCGCTGGCGCTGCAGATGGTGGTGGACTGGCCGCTGGAGTGGTGCTACATCGCGTCGTCGCTGGTGGTCCTGCCGCTGGCCATGCGCGGCATCACCCTCATATCGCGCCTGCAGGCGTGGACGCAGCCGCTGTGGCTGTTCCTGCTGCTGCTGCCCTTTGTGTGGATTGCACTGGCCCAGCCGCAGCTGTACCGCGACTTTGCGGGGCTTTCGGGCCTCAAGAGCGGCAGCAGCCAGTTCGACCCGCTCATGTTTGGTGCAGCGGCCGCGGTGATCTTTTCGCTGGTGGTGCAGATTGGCGAGCAGGTGGACTTTCTACGCTTTCTGCCCGAGCGCACGCCCGCCAACCGCCTGCGCTGGTGGGGCGCGGTGCTGGTGGCAGGCCCCGGATGGATCGTCATGGGCATGCTCAAGATGGCGGGCGGGGCCTTTCTGGCGTTTGCCGCGCTGCAGTTCGAGGTGGGCGCCCAGCGCGCCGCCGAGCCCACGCAGATGTTCCTCGCAGGCTTTCACCAGGTCATGCAGGCGCTGGGCCTGCCCGGGCTGGCCGTGGCGGTGACGGTGGTGTTCGTGGTGGTGTCGCAGATCAAGATCAACCTCACCAACGCGTACGCGGGCTCGCTGGCATGGTCCAACTTTTTCGCGCGCGTCACCCGCAGCCACCCGGGGCGCGTGGTGTGGCTGGTGTTCAACGTGTTGATTGCCACGCTGCTGATGACGCTCGGGGTTTTTGGAGCGCTGGAGAAGGTGCTGGCCGTGTACAGCAACGTGGCCATCGCCTGGGTGGGCGCGCTGGTGGCCGACCTCGTCATCAACAAGCCGCTCGGGCTCTCCCCCAAGGGCATCGAGTTTCGGCGCGCGCACCTGTACGACTTCAACCCCGTGGGGCTGGGCGCCATGGTGCTGGCGGCCACGGTGGCCTGCGGCGCCTATGCGGGGCTGCTGGGCGAAGAGGCGGCCGCGTTTTCGCCCTTCATCGCGCTGGTGCTGTCGATGGCGCTGGCGCCGCTGCTGGCCTGGCTGACGCAGGGCCGCTACTACCTGGCGCGCGCGCCGGGCAACGAGTGGCGCCCCGGCGAGATCGTGCGCTGCGCCGTGTGCGAGAACCAGTTCGAGTCCGAAGACATGGCGCGCTGCCCGGCCTATGCCGCGCCCATTTGTTCGCTGTGCTGCTCCCTGGAGTCCCGCTGCCACGACCGTTGCAAGACCGGCTCGCGCGCGGCCGACCAGTTGCGCGGCGTGGTGATGGCCCTGCTGCCGCAGCGCTGGGCCATCAAGGTGAACTTTCGCCTCGGACAGTACCTGATGGTCGTGGTGTCGCTGTGCGCGGTGATGGCGTTTCTGGTGGGCGTGGTGTATGTGCAAGAGAGCCTGCAAACCCCTGCGCCCGAGCAGGTGCTGCGGATGCCGTTCCTCAAGGTGTTTGCGTTGCTGGCGCTGCTGGCGGCCGTGTGCGCGTGGTGGGTGGTGCTGAGCACTGACAGCCGGCGCATGGCGCAAGATGAATCAGAGCGGCAGACGCAGCTGCTGCTGCAGGAGATCGAGGCCCACAAGCGCACCGACGCCGAACTGCAGGCCGCCAAGGACCAGGCCGAGTCGGCCAACCAGGCCAAGACACGCTACGTGGCGGGCATGACGCACGAGCTGCGTTCCCCCCTCAACAGCATCCTGGGCTACACGCAGATCTTGCTCAAGAACCCGCACACCGAAGGCTGGATGCGCGAGACGCTGTCCACCATGCAGCACAGCGGCCAGCACATGCACGCGCTCATTGACGGGTCGCTGGAGCTGGCGCGCATCGAGGCCGGGCGCCTGCGGCTGGACATGGCCCCGCTGCCGCTGCCCGACCTGATCGAGAACATCGAAGCCATGCTGCGCCCGCAGGCCGAGGCCAAGGGCCTGCACTTTGTGGTGGAGACACTGGGCACCATGCCCGGCTGGATTCGGGCCGACGCCAAGCGCCTGCGGCAGATCCTCATCAACCTGCTGTCCAACGCGGTGCGGTTTACCGAGCGCGGCGAGGTGCGGCTGCGCATGGACTTTCGCCAGCATGTCTCGCGCATCGAGGTGATCGACACCGGCATCGGCATCGAGCCGCAAGACCTGGAGCGCATCTTTGTTCCGTTTGAACGCGGCAGCGCGGGGCGCCGGGCCAGCGAGGCGGGCACGGGCCTGGGGCTGACCATCACGCACCTGCTTGCCGAGCTGATGGGTGGCCAGCTCACGCTGACCAGCACCCCGGGCCAGGGCAGCACCTTCACCGTGCGGCTGTACCTGCCCGGCATTGCGGTGGACCCGGCCTGGACCCCGCCCAGCCGCGCCACGCTGCGCCCGGTGATCGGCTACCTGGCACCCCGGCGCACGCTGCTGGTGGTGGACGACCAGCCCCTGCAGCGCCAGCTGCTGGCCGGCCTGCTGGTGCCCCTGGGCTTTGATGTGCGCGAGGCCGCCAGCGGCCGCGAATGCCTGGAGATCGTGCGCCAGACACCGCCCGACCTGGTGCTGCTCGATATCACCATGGACGACCTGGACGGCTGGCAGACCGCTGCCCTGCTGCGCGCGCTGCGCCCCGCGGCCGAGCTGCCCGTCGTGTTCGTATCGGCCAACCTGTTTGAACATGAAGCGACGCGCCTGGCCGCCCAGCAGTGCCAAGGCTTCGTGGGCAAGCCCGTGATCGAATCCGAACTGCTGCAGGCGCTGGAGCACGCGCTGCAGCTGGAATGGGTGCGCGACAACACCCCGCTGGCGCCCGGCCCGGATCCCGCCGCAGGCCCCGCCAACCCGGACGACACCCTGGCCACCCTGCCCGAAGAGCTGCGCGAAGACCTCACCCGCCTGGCACGCTCCGGCCAGGCCGCCGCGCTGCGCGAGCGGCTGCGGCGCGCACGCGGCGACCTGCCGGGCCACGCCGCCACGCTGGCGCTGCTGCAGGCCAGCGCCGACCGCTTTGACTTCGAAACCCTGGCACGCCACCTGCGCGAGCCCGAAGAGGGAACCCCATGA